A portion of the Geitlerinema sp. PCC 9228 genome contains these proteins:
- a CDS encoding transposase, with translation SGHAIGLDVGLESYLATSDGELIDNPRFFVKASGKLQSLQQKLKRKKKGSRRWHLIQYRIAKLYEHVTKTRKDFFFKLAHHLCNQ, from the coding sequence AAGCGGTCATGCCATAGGATTGGATGTGGGGTTAGAAAGCTATTTGGCTACCAGCGACGGTGAATTGATTGACAACCCACGATTTTTCGTGAAGGCTTCTGGCAAGCTTCAATCGCTGCAACAAAAGCTCAAACGAAAGAAAAAGGGTTCCAGACGTTGGCACTTGATTCAATATCGCATCGCCAAATTATACGAACATGTAACCAAAACTCGAAAAGACTTTTTCTTTAAGTTGGCTCACCATTTGTGCAACCAAG